The following are encoded in a window of Silene latifolia isolate original U9 population unplaced genomic scaffold, ASM4854445v1 scaffold_343, whole genome shotgun sequence genomic DNA:
- the LOC141639332 gene encoding uncharacterized protein LOC141639332, which produces MWIYNTLVPELRRQVSLRPEARLVWTDIKNRFCQTNEARIYQLQVELLACCQGANESLMEYYGRMTTIWDAFLEHDTIQSCSCNPCKCNWLAIIDARRERKRVRDFLMGLDDRFSNARSQIIGINPLPSLDLIYNRLLQEEGVRNLSINKTEITPDVMAYAARAQHGARQSGGGENVVVNLLNIIASPVKNLATA; this is translated from the coding sequence ATGTGGATCTATAATACTCTTGTTCCTGAATTACGAAGGCAGGTTTCTTTACGGCCCGAAGCACGATTGGTTTGGACCGATATCAAAAATCGGTTTTGTCAAACTAACGAAGCAAGGATTTATCAGTTACAAGTCGAATTGTTGGCATGTTGTCAAGGCGCAAACGAGTCTCTTATGGAGTACTATGGCAGGATGACCACCATATGGGACGCATTCCTCGAACATGACACGATTCAATCGTGTTCCTGCAATCCCTGTAAGTGTAATTGGCTTGCTATTATTGATGCTCGCAGGGAACGGAAACGGGTACGCGACTTCCTGATGGGTCTTGATGACCGGTTTTCCAATGCTAGATCACAAATTATCGGTATCAATCCTCTTCCCTCTTTAGACCTTATTTACAATCGTTTATTGCAAGAAGAAGGGGTTCGAAATTTATCGATTAATAAGACCGAAATCACGCCTGATGTGATGGCCTATGCAGCCCGTGCTCAGCATGGTGCACGACAGTCGGGTGGGGGCGAGAACGTCGTAGTGAACCTTCTAAATATTATTGCATCGCCTGTAAAAAATCTGGCCACAGCTTGA